Proteins encoded together in one Ammospiza caudacuta isolate bAmmCau1 chromosome 27, bAmmCau1.pri, whole genome shotgun sequence window:
- the SGCA gene encoding alpha-sarcoglycan, whose translation MEGPELLRLWALAALALGASLATVPDHRVLPELRVPAETGAIFVHELEREPFLEAFSGSEDDDAPVTFRAHLWGHPDLPRWLRLAQRGPGQPGFLYGCPGAPELGTHSIQVLAYNRHTFATASQRLVIVVTPAPGGEAPFQAEFLVGDRDVEELLPEAARELFLQASAGLWERGDLHVVNVTSALDRGGRVPLPIEGRKEGVYVQVGSHSPFSPCLASAVSPQSRARCHRGQRPLASCYDTFAPHFSIRWCNLTLLQVSPTPSPPGPLWGPGVLEGGAGFEPPSDAPPRALLSPFLVTMLVPLAVAALLSLLLGHLMCCRREGVEKRDLQTSDLQLLHHSSIAGDTRELRLMAGRRDVPRDVARPLSTLPMFNIRTGQRTDPMGSARAPLLPP comes from the exons ATGGAGGGCCCCGAGCTGCTCCGGCTCTGGGCGCTGGCAG ccctggccctggggGCGTCCCTGGCCACTGTCCCCGACCACCGCGTCCTCCCCGAGCTCCGCGTCCCCGCCGAGACCGGAGCCATCTTCGTGCACGAGCTGGAGCGGGAGCCCTTCCTGGAGGCCTTCAGTGGCAGCGAGGATGACGATG ccccggTGACGTTCCGTGCCCACCTGTGGGGACACCCGGACCTGCCGCGGTGGCTGCGCCTGGCCCAGCGGGGCCCCGGGCAGCCCGGCTTCCTGTACGGCTGCCCGGGGGCACCGGAGCTGGGCACTCACAGCATCCAG gtgcTGGCCTACAACCGCCACACCTTCGCCACCGCGTCGCAGCGCCTCGTCATCGTTGTCACCCCTGCTCCAG GCGGGGAGGCGCCGTTCCAGGCCGAGTTCCTGGTGGGGGACAGGGAcgtggaggagctgctgcccgaGGCGGCGCgggagctgttcctgcaggccTCGGCCGGGCTCTGGGAGCGCGGGGACCTGCACGTGGTCAACGTCACCTCCGCCCTGGACCGCGGCGGCCGCGTCCCGCTGCCCATCGAGGGCCGCAAGGAGGG ggtGTACGTCCAGGtgggctcccacagccccttctCGCCGTGCCTGGCCTCGGCCGTGTCCCCGCAGAGCCGTGCCCGCTGTCACCGCGGCCAGCGTCCCCTGGCCTCCTGCTACGACACCTTCGCCCCCCACTTCTCCATCCGCTGGTGCAACCTCACCCTG CTGCAGGTGTCTCCCACCCCCTCCCCGCCGGGGCCGCTCTGGGGGCCGGGGGTGCTGGAGGGGGGGGCCGGCTTTGAGCCCCCCAGCGATGCCCCCCCCCGGGCGCTGCTGTCCCCGTTCCTGGTGACAATGCTGGTGCCGCTGGCCGTGGCCGCGCTGCTGTCGCTGCTCCTGGGCCACCTCATGTGCTGCCGCCGGGAGGGAGT GGAAAAACGGGACTTGCAGACGTCTGA cctccagctgctccatcacAGCTCCATCGCGGGGGACACGCGGGAGCTGCGGCTCATGGCCGGCAGGCGGGACGTGCCCCGGGACGTGGCCCGGCCGCTCTCCACGCTGCCCATGTTCAACATCCGCACGGGACAGCGCACCGACCCCATGGGCAGCGCCCGAgccccgctgctgccgccctGA
- the PPP1R9B gene encoding neurabin-2, with protein sequence MLRTEAGGAGGAPSAGGAAGAGGLRSASPHRNAYEASIQALAPTKEADGEDGKKSRGKKYGSNVHRIKNMFLQMGTAPGPEGACDLAKAKEKPVRLSLPRAGSLGDGVDQGSLLKLGTSVSERVSRFDSKPDKPFSKLQETRKIFERSPQEKATSTKLLLRKERAGFQDRKLDVVVRFNGSTESLDKLDADAVSPTVSQLSAVFEKADLRNNLHKAQGRAAAPLGAKAVAKRPRVFTPGTRGDGTGEGSATPARARPPEEEKAAAKSGRPAEKEATAPRVQEVCKIKPVEVEESGEGEEEEEEAAAGEAVPAAQPAKGDEGPTAPRPDGGSGVTAGEEGVKGERAEEGDGSEEAKKEDFSEADLVDISAYSGLGEDSGGSGLEEEDEAEGLYEPESGCVEIPGLSEEEEPVPNRKIQFSTAPIQVFSTYSNEDYDRRNEDVDPMAASAEYELEKRVERLDLFPVELEKDSEGLGISIIGMGAGADMGLEKLGIFVKTVTEGGAAHRDGRIQVNDLIVEVDGTSLVGVTQSFAASVLRNTKGRVRFLIGREKPGEQSEVAQLIQQTLEQERWQREMMEQRYTQYTEDDEETGEYATDEEEEMSPMFPSGEMAIEVFELAENEDALSPVEMDPEKLVHKFKELQIKHAVTEAEIQQLKRKLQCLEQEKARWRAEKAQLEQSVEENKERMEKLEGYWMEAQNLCQAVDEHLKETQAQYQTLERKYSKAKRLIKEYQQKEIEFLKKETAQRRVLEESELAHKEEMEKLQEKISELEAKLQTLKNSNPT encoded by the exons ATGCTGAGGACCgaggccggcggggccgggggggccccCTCggccgggggcgcggcgggggccGGGGGGCTGCGCAGCGCGTCCCCGCACCGGAACGCCTACGAGGCCAGCATCCAGGCCCTGGCGCCCACAAAGGAGGCCGACGGCGAGGACGGCAAGAAGAGCCGCGGGAAGAAGTATGGCTCCAACGTGCATCGGATCAAGAACATGTTCCTGCAGATGGGGACGGCGCCCGGCCCCGAGGGCGCCTGCGACCTGGCCAAGGCCAAGGAGAAGCCGGTGCGGCTCTCCCTGCCCCGAGCCGGCAGCCTGGGCGACGGCGTGGACCAGGGCAGCCTCCTCAAGCTGGGCACCAGCGTCTCGGAGCGCGTCAGCCGCTTCGACTCCAAGCCCGACAAACCCTTCTCGAAGCTGCAGGAGACCCGCAAGATCTTCGAGAGGAGCCCGCAGGAGAAAGCCACCAGCACCAAGCTGCTGCTGCGCAAGGAGCGCGCCGGCTTCCAGGACCGCAAGCTGGACGTGGTGGTGAGGTTCAACGGCAGCACCGAGTCCCTGGACAAGCTGGACGCCGACGCCGTGTCGCCCACCGTGAGCCAGCTCAGCGCCGTCTTCGAGAAGGCCGACCTGAGGAACAACCTGCACAAGGCGCAGGGCCGGGCGGCCGCGCCGCTGGGCGCCAAGGCGGTGGCCAAGCGGCCCAGGGTGTTCACGCCCGGCACGCGGGGCGATGGCACCGGCGAGGGCAGTGCCACCCCGGCCCGTGCCCGGCCGCCCGAGGAGGAGAAGGCGGCGGCGAAGAGCGGGCGGCCGGCGGAGAAGGAGGCGACGGCGCCAAGGGTGCAGGAGGTGTGCAAGATCAAGCCCGTGGAGGTGGAGGAGAGCGGAGagggcgaggaggaggaggaggaggcggcggcgggtgAAGCGGTGCCCGCGGCCCAGCCGGCCAAAGGGGATGAAGGCCCCACGGCCCCACGGCCGGACGGGGGCTCGGGAGTGACCGCGGGCGAGGAGGGCGTCAAGGGCGAGCGGGCGGAGGAGGGCGATGGCTCCGAGGAGGCCAAGAAGGAGGACTTCTCCGAGGCCGACCTGGTGGACATAAGTGCCTACAGCGGGCTCGGGGAGGACTCGGGGGGCAGcgggctggaggaggaggacgaggccGAAGGGCTGTACGAGCCCGAGTCGGGCTGCGTGGAGATCCCGGGGCTGTCCGAGGAAGAGGAGCCCGTGCCCAACCGCAAGATCCAGTTCAGCACGGCCCCCATCCAG GTGTTCAGCACTTACTCCAACGAGGATTACGACCGCCGCAATGAGGACGTGGATCCCATGGCGGCCTCGGCCGAGTACGAGCTGGAGAAGAGGGTGGAGAGGCTCGACCTGTTCCCCGTGGAGCTGGAGAAAG ACTCGGAGGGGCTCGGCATCAGCATCATCGGGATGGGCGCGGGGGCCGACATGGGCCTCGAGAAGTTGGGAATCTTTGTCAAGACGGTGACGGAAGGAGGGGCAGCACACCGGGATGGCAG GATCCAGGTGAACGACCTGATCGTGGAGGTGGACGGCACCAGCCTGGTGGGCGTCACGCAGAGCTTCGCTGCCTCCGTGCTCAGGAACACCAAGGGCAGGGTCAG GTTCCTGATCGGGCGGGAGAAGCCAGGCGAGCAGAGCGAGGTGGCGCAGCTGATCCAGCAGACGCTGGAGCAGGAGCGGTGGCAGCGCGAGATGATGGAGCAGCGCTACACGCAGTACACCGAGGATGACGAGGAG ACCGGGGAGTACGCCAcggacgaggaggaggagatgagcCCCATGTTCCCCAGCGGGGAGATGGCCATCGAGGTGTTCGAGCTGGCCGAGAACGAGGACGCGCTGTCCCCCGTGGAGATGGACCCCGAGAAGCTGGTGCACAAGTTCAAGGAg ctccagatCAAACACGCCGTGACCGAGGCTGAGATCCAGCAGCTCAAGAGGAAG ctgcagtgcctggagcaggagaaggcGCGCTGGAGGGCCGAGAaggcccagctggagcagagcgTGGAGGAGAACAAGGAGCGCATGGAGAAGCTGGAGGGTTACTGGATGGAGGCCCAGAACCTGTGCCAGGCCGTGGACGAGCACCTCAAGGAGACCCAGGCCCAGTACCAGACCCTGGAGCGCAAGTACAGCAAGGCCAAGCGGCTCATCAAGGAGTACCAGCAGAA GGAGATCGAGTTCCTGAAGAAGGAGACGGCGCAGCGGCGGGTGCTGGAGGAGTCGGAGCTGGCGCACaaggaggagatggagaagctgcaggagaAG ATCTCCGAACTGGAGGCCAAGCTGCAGACTTTGAAAAATTCCAACCCGACCTAA
- the SAMD14 gene encoding sterile alpha motif domain-containing protein 14 produces the protein MSVSKLQDTEEVFETPRLDSSLHKARARLLARGRRQRPSRSRLRDSASSTEGDEGPEAAGTEGEGSPPAPSPFSRTDGFSFEPGVARPGLGDPPAPTPPLSRYRPLTNTPSQEGLSGSPAPQSCPSSDSSPGFARRHSRPRQHSKDDSRDMSPPSPASPTVGLDKKTRRKFLDLGVTLRRASSGKSRKEKSSNRLSMGSRDVSEGPGRPSGSPFLPFSWFSDSARGSPGPASPAGSPRHEGLSPPKSASQDSELSEDSPPSSASPRLPGPPKCSYPYHTLSQSSDELLEEPAGAAAGWTCGQVGQWLQSLGLERYVREFAERGVDGPHLLLLDGAKLKALGVGSSQDRAVLKRRLKELSVAAERERKARDKADKQRDKNKKKAEQEQRRS, from the exons atGTCGGTCTCCAAGCTGCAGGACACGGAGGAGGTTTTTG AGACGCCACGTTTGGAcagcagcctgcacaaggcCCGTGCCCGGCTCCtggcccgcggccgccgccagCGGCCCTCGCGCTCCCGCCTGCGCGACAGCGCCAGCTCCACCGAGGGCGACGAGGGGCCCGAGGCCGCG GGCACCGAGGGCGAGGGCAGCCCCCCGGCCCCCTCGCCCTTCTCCCGCACCGACGGCTTCTCCTTCGAGCCGGGGGTGGCACGGCCTGGCCTGGGGGACCCCCCGGCCCCCACGCCCCCCCTCAGCCGCTACCGGCCCCTCACCAACACCCCATCCCAGGAGGGGCTCTCGGGGTCCCCCGCACCCCAGTCCTGCCCCAGCTCCGACAGCTCCCCCGGCTTCGCCCGCCGCCACTCCCGGCCCCGGCAACACAGCAAAG ATGACAGCCGGGACATGAGCCCCCCCTCTCCCGCCAGCCCGACTGTGGGCCTCGATAAGAAAACGAGGAGGAAATTCTTGGATTTGGG ggtgacCCTGCGCCGGGCATCCTCTGGGAAGAGCCGCAAGGAGAAGAGCAGCAACCGCCTGTCCAtgggcagcag ggacgTGTCAGAGGGCCCCGGCCGCCCCTCGGGGTCCCCattcctgcccttctcctggTTCTCGGACAGCGCCCGGGGCTCGCCTGGCCCCGCGTCCCCCGCGGGCTCCCCCCGGCACGAGGGGCTCAGCCCCCCCAAATCCGCCTCACAG GACTCGGAGCTGAGCGAGGACTCGCCCCCATCCAGCGCCAGCCCGCGCCTGCCGGGCCCCCCCAAGTGCTCGTACCCGTACCACACGCTGTCGCAGTCCTCGGACGAG ctgctggaggagccggCGGGCGCGGCCGCGGGCTGGACGTGCGGCCAGGTGgggcagtggctgcagagcctgggcctgGAGCGCTACGTGCGGGAATTCGCCGAGCGCGGCGTGGACGGGCCCCACCTGCTGCTCCTCGATGGGGCCAAGCTCAag GCGCTGGGCGTGGGCAGCTCGCAGGACCGCGCGGTGCTCAAGCGGCGGTTGAAGGAGCTGAGCGTGGCGGCCGAGCGGGAGCGCAAGGCCCGGGACAAGGCGGACAAGCAGCGCGACAAGAACAAGAAAAAGGCGGAGCAGGAGCAGCGGCGGAGCTGA
- the PDK2 gene encoding pyruvate dehydrogenase kinase, isozyme 2 produces MRLLRCLGKRAALAGVPTYIEHFSKFSPSPLSMKQFLDFGSSNACEKTSFAFLRQELPVRLSNIMKEINLLPDRVLRTPSVQLVQSWYVQSLLDIMEFHDRDPEDQATLRQFTNALVTIRNRHNDVVPTMAQGVIEYKETYGDDPVSNQNIQYFLDRFYLSRISIRMLLNQHTLLFDGSTNPAHPKHIGSIDPHCNVANVVRDAYNMAKLLCDKYYMASPELEIEEVNACNAEQPVSIVYVPSHLYHMLFELFKNAMRATVESHENSPRLPAIRVMVALGQEDLSIRMSDRGMGVPLRKIERLFSYMYSTAPTPQLGSGGAPLAGFGYGLPISRLYAKYFQGDLQLFSMEGFGTDAVIYLKALSTDSVERLPVYNKSAWRHYQASQEGGDWCVPSTEPKNTSTYRVP; encoded by the exons ATGAGGCTGCTGCGGTGCCTCGGGAAGCGCGCGGCGCTGGCCGGCGTCCCCACCTACATCGAGCACTTCAGCAAGTTCTCGCCGTCGCCGCTCTCCATGAAGCAGTTTCTGGACTTCG gctccAGCAATGCCTGTGAGAAGACCTCGTTCGCCTTCCTGCGCCAGGAGCTGCCCGTGCGCCTCTCCAACATCATGAAGGAGATCAACCTGCTCCCGGACCGGGTGCTGCGCACGCCCTCCGTGCAGCTGGTGCAGAGCTG GTACGTGCAGAGCCTGCTGGACATCATGGAATTCCATGACAGGGACCCCGAGGACCAAGCCACGCTGAGACA GTTCACCAACGCGCTGGTGACGATCCGGAACCGGCACAATGACGTTGTCCCCACCATGGCCCAGGGGGTGATCGAGTACAAGGAGACGTACGGGGACGATCCCGTGTCCAACCAGAACATCCAGTACTTCCTGGACCGCTTCTACCTGAGCCGCATCTCCATCCGCATGCTCCTCAACCAGCaca ccctgctcttcgATGGCAGCACCAACCCCGCGCACCCCAAACACATCGGGAGCATCGACCCCCACTGCAACGTGGCCAACGTGGTGAGAG ATGCCTACAACATGGCCAAGCTGCTGTGTGACAAATACTACATGGCCTCACCTGAGCTGGAGATCGAGGAGGTCAACG CCTGCAACGCGGAGCAGCCCGTGAGCATCGTCTACGTCCCGTCCCACCTGTACCACATGCTCTTCGAGCTCTTCAAG aaTGCCATGAGAGCCACGGTGGAGAGCCACGAGAACAGCCCCCGGCTGCCGGCCATCAGGGTGATGGTGGCCCTGGGCCAGGAGGACCTGTCCATCCGG ATGAGCGACAGGGGCATGGGGGTGCCCCTGAGGAAGATCGAGCGGCTCTTCAGCTACATGTACTCGACAGCCCCCACCCCCCAGCTGGGCTCCGGGGGGGCCCCCCTG GCCGGCTTTGGCTACGGGCTGCCCATCTCCCGCCTCTACGCCAAGTACTTCCAGGGGGACCTGCAGCTCTTCTCCATGGAGGGCTTCGGCACCGACGCCGTCATCTACCTGAAG gCGCTGTCCACGGACTCGGTGGAGCGGCTGCCCGTGTACAACAAGTCGGCGTGGCGGCACTACCAGGCCAGCCAGGAGGGCGGGGACTGGTGCGTGCCCAGCACCGAGCCCAAGAACACCTCCACCTACCGcgtgccctga